A window of Costertonia aggregata contains these coding sequences:
- a CDS encoding YebC/PmpR family DNA-binding transcriptional regulator — protein MGRAFEFRKARKMKRWAAMSKAFTRIGKDIVMAVKEGGPDPDSNSRLRAVIQNAKSVNMPKDNIERAIKRASDKSQGDYKEVLFEGYAPHGIAVLVETATDNNTRTVANVRSYFNKCNGSLGTSGSVEFMFDHTCNFRIPAEGIDPEELELEMIDFGAEEVFEDEDGLLIYAPFESFGAIQKELENRNIEILSSGFERIPQVTKQLTEEQAADVEKLLEKIEEDDDVQNVYHTMQE, from the coding sequence ATGGGAAGAGCGTTTGAGTTTAGAAAGGCACGAAAAATGAAACGTTGGGCGGCAATGTCCAAAGCTTTTACACGAATCGGGAAAGACATTGTTATGGCCGTCAAAGAAGGTGGTCCCGACCCCGATTCCAATTCTCGACTTCGGGCCGTTATCCAAAATGCGAAGTCCGTTAATATGCCCAAGGACAATATCGAAAGGGCCATAAAAAGGGCTTCCGATAAAAGCCAAGGTGACTATAAAGAAGTTTTATTCGAAGGGTATGCGCCCCACGGCATAGCCGTTCTGGTCGAAACCGCCACGGACAATAACACACGTACGGTTGCCAATGTACGTAGCTATTTTAATAAGTGTAACGGTAGTTTGGGAACTTCGGGCTCGGTAGAGTTTATGTTTGACCATACCTGTAATTTTAGAATTCCCGCAGAGGGTATTGACCCAGAGGAACTTGAATTGGAAATGATTGATTTTGGAGCAGAAGAAGTCTTCGAAGATGAGGATGGATTATTGATTTATGCTCCTTTTGAGAGCTTTGGTGCCATTCAAAAAGAATTGGAAAACAGAAACATCGAAATTTTGTCCTCAGGATTTGAACGAATTCCGCAAGTAACCAAACAACTTACCGAGGAACAAGCGGCCGATGTAGAAAAACTACTTGAAAAGATTGAAGAGGACGACGATGTTCAGAACGTATATCATACCATGCAAGAATAA
- a CDS encoding 4a-hydroxytetrahydrobiopterin dehydratase, protein MNKLSEKEIAQKLEKLEGWEYVDGAIETSFEFKNFKEAFSVMTRIAFECEAQGHHPDWSNVYNSLNIRLNTHDADGVTEKDFELAHSIESIIESD, encoded by the coding sequence ATGAACAAATTATCAGAAAAAGAAATAGCGCAAAAATTAGAAAAACTGGAAGGTTGGGAATATGTTGACGGAGCAATAGAAACTTCGTTCGAATTTAAAAACTTTAAGGAGGCCTTTTCGGTCATGACCCGGATAGCTTTTGAATGCGAAGCCCAAGGGCATCACCCCGATTGGAGCAACGTGTATAATTCATTGAATATACGGCTCAATACCCATGACGCTGACGGAGTAACGGAAAAAGATTTTGAACTTGCCCATAGCATAGAAAGCATCATAGAAAGTGATTAA
- a CDS encoding sugar nucleotide-binding protein: protein MGKRRGKVEDNGKRILILGGSGFLGNAIYKELCNFFDTYGTYFTARRSFEDNKQFFKYDMQEDDVYELLENIRPQVIISALRGNFPAQVQAHQHINEYLIQNECMLYFLSSANVFDAYSKYPSYENDKTLSESIYGRLKIKIENMLLRLPKEKTGILRVPMVFGNGSPRIREIKNHILNNEPVEVFPNLILNVTNDDKLTQQIHYLINRNKTGIFHLGSRDLVHHEEFIKDVVDKIGSFTPIYKRVFTTNEDRYLAVLPKDNKLPKNLQFSYQDIIDHHILS from the coding sequence ATGGGGAAAAGAAGGGGAAAGGTCGAAGATAACGGAAAAAGAATCCTTATACTCGGCGGGAGCGGATTTTTAGGAAATGCCATTTATAAGGAACTATGTAATTTCTTTGATACTTATGGTACTTATTTTACAGCCAGACGTTCTTTTGAGGACAACAAACAATTCTTTAAGTATGACATGCAAGAAGACGATGTTTATGAGCTTTTGGAGAACATACGCCCTCAAGTAATCATATCTGCGCTGCGTGGTAATTTTCCGGCACAAGTACAGGCACATCAGCACATCAACGAATATCTCATACAAAACGAATGCATGTTATATTTTCTCTCTTCCGCCAATGTGTTTGATGCTTACAGCAAATATCCATCCTACGAAAATGACAAGACCTTATCAGAGAGTATTTACGGCCGTTTAAAGATAAAGATTGAAAATATGCTTTTGAGACTCCCTAAGGAAAAAACGGGGATATTGAGGGTGCCCATGGTTTTTGGCAATGGTTCTCCCCGAATTAGGGAAATTAAAAACCATATTCTTAACAACGAACCTGTTGAAGTTTTCCCCAATTTGATCTTGAACGTAACCAATGATGACAAACTTACCCAACAAATACACTATCTCATAAACCGAAACAAAACAGGTATATTTCATTTGGGTAGCAGGGATTTAGTGCACCATGAAGAATTTATAAAAGATGTGGTAGACAAAATAGGAAGCTTTACACCTATTTACAAAAGAGTATTTACCACGAACGAGGATAGATATCTAGCGGTTTTACCGAAAGATAACAAACTCCCAAAAAATTTACAGTTTAGTTACCAAGATATCATAGACCATCATATTTTAAGTTGA
- the gcvT gene encoding glycine cleavage system aminomethyltransferase GcvT: MKNTALTKTHEALGAKMVPFAGYNMPVSYESVNIEHETVRKGVGVFDVSHMGEFLIGGPKALKLIQKVTSNDASKLTIGRAQYSCFPNETGGIVDDLIVYKIKEEQYLLVVNASNIDKDWAHISKYNEYIGAEMRNISEGYSLLAIQGPKAVEAMQSITSTDLSAIKFYHFEVSDFAGVENVIISATGYTGSGGFEIYCKNEEVQQIWDKVFEAGADFGIKPIGLAARDTLRLEMGYCLYGNDINDETSPFEAGLGWITKFTKDFVNCEALAKEKEHGPERKLVAFELDERGIPRHDYDIVDTHGKKIGVVTSGTMSPSLGKGIGLGYVPSVFSKAGSKIHVQIRKNAVPATIVKLPFYRG; the protein is encoded by the coding sequence ATGAAAAATACCGCGCTGACCAAAACCCACGAAGCCCTTGGAGCCAAAATGGTACCTTTTGCCGGGTACAATATGCCTGTTTCCTACGAAAGTGTTAACATTGAACATGAAACAGTTCGCAAGGGTGTTGGCGTATTTGACGTTTCCCATATGGGAGAATTTTTAATCGGTGGGCCAAAAGCCTTGAAACTCATCCAAAAAGTAACTTCCAACGATGCTTCGAAATTAACCATAGGTAGGGCGCAATATAGTTGCTTCCCCAATGAGACGGGAGGTATCGTTGACGACCTTATTGTATATAAAATCAAGGAAGAACAATACCTTTTGGTCGTAAATGCCTCCAATATTGATAAAGACTGGGCGCATATTTCCAAATACAATGAATATATAGGGGCTGAAATGCGAAATATATCCGAAGGATATTCCTTGCTTGCCATTCAAGGGCCAAAGGCTGTTGAGGCCATGCAATCGATTACTTCTACAGATTTATCCGCTATCAAGTTTTACCATTTTGAAGTATCTGATTTCGCAGGTGTTGAAAATGTTATCATATCGGCAACGGGTTATACCGGTTCGGGCGGATTTGAGATTTATTGCAAAAACGAAGAAGTACAACAAATTTGGGACAAAGTCTTTGAGGCTGGCGCCGATTTTGGTATAAAACCTATCGGCTTGGCTGCTCGTGATACTTTGCGGTTAGAAATGGGCTATTGCCTTTACGGTAATGACATAAATGACGAAACCTCTCCTTTTGAGGCCGGATTGGGCTGGATAACCAAATTCACCAAAGATTTTGTAAACTGTGAAGCCTTGGCCAAAGAAAAAGAACACGGTCCTGAACGCAAACTTGTCGCTTTTGAGCTTGACGAACGTGGAATTCCACGTCATGATTATGATATCGTGGACACACATGGTAAAAAAATAGGAGTGGTTACATCAGGTACCATGTCACCGTCTTTGGGAAAAGGTATAGGGCTGGGATACGTACCCAGCGTTTTTTCCAAGGCTGGCAGTAAAATACATGTTCAAATACGTAAAAATGCAGTCCCGGCTACAATTGTAAAACTTCCGTTTTACAGGGGATAA
- the thrC gene encoding threonine synthase: protein MNFYSLNHKAPNVSFKEAVIKGIAPDKGLYFPERIDPLPNSFFESIDALSNKEIAFTAIHQFVKEDIPDKVLKQIIKEVLDFDFPVVKIKENIATLELFHGPTMAFKDVGARFMAQCLGYFSEGENTEVTVLVATSGDTGGAVANGFLGVNGVKVVILYPCGKVSHIQEKQLTTLGQNISALEVDGTFDDCQNMVKTAFLDKELLRNMQLTSANSINVARWLPQLFYFLFAYKQVKSKGKEMIFSVPSGNFGNICAGMVAQKLGMPIKHFVAATNVNDTVPRYMTTETYTPKSSTATISNAMDVGDPSNFIRIRHLYRENFEQLSKNLSSFSFSDSETKIAMKTVFKENGYITDPHGAVGYLGVKKYQANHSNTYGIFLETAHPVKFLDVVEETLGISVAIPPQIQKIMDKEKKSIKIETYGEMKSFLLNT, encoded by the coding sequence TTGAACTTCTACAGCCTAAACCATAAAGCACCGAACGTATCTTTCAAAGAAGCTGTTATCAAAGGAATTGCGCCGGACAAGGGATTATACTTTCCGGAACGTATTGATCCACTTCCCAACTCGTTTTTTGAATCAATTGACGCTCTAAGCAATAAAGAAATCGCCTTTACGGCTATCCATCAATTTGTAAAAGAGGATATCCCCGATAAAGTCTTAAAACAAATAATAAAAGAAGTGTTGGACTTTGATTTTCCCGTTGTCAAAATCAAGGAAAACATAGCCACTCTTGAGCTTTTTCATGGTCCTACCATGGCTTTTAAAGACGTTGGTGCACGTTTTATGGCGCAGTGTTTGGGATATTTTTCTGAAGGAGAAAATACCGAAGTTACGGTCTTGGTCGCTACCTCAGGTGACACAGGTGGTGCAGTAGCCAATGGGTTTTTAGGTGTTAATGGTGTAAAAGTGGTCATTCTATACCCTTGTGGCAAGGTAAGCCATATACAGGAAAAGCAGTTGACCACCCTAGGGCAAAATATTTCCGCTTTGGAAGTAGATGGTACATTCGACGATTGCCAAAACATGGTCAAAACCGCTTTTTTAGATAAAGAATTATTGAGAAATATGCAATTGACCTCGGCAAACTCAATAAACGTAGCACGTTGGTTACCCCAGCTCTTCTATTTTCTATTTGCCTATAAACAGGTTAAATCCAAAGGAAAAGAAATGATTTTTTCCGTACCGTCGGGAAATTTTGGCAATATCTGCGCTGGCATGGTGGCGCAAAAATTGGGAATGCCCATAAAACATTTTGTAGCGGCTACCAATGTGAACGATACCGTACCCAGATATATGACTACAGAAACGTATACCCCAAAATCTTCTACGGCCACTATTTCAAATGCCATGGATGTTGGGGACCCCAGCAATTTCATCCGCATACGCCATTTGTATAGGGAAAATTTTGAACAACTTTCCAAGAATTTGTCCTCTTTTTCATTTTCGGATTCCGAAACCAAAATCGCTATGAAGACGGTATTCAAGGAAAATGGTTATATAACCGACCCACATGGTGCCGTAGGATATTTGGGTGTAAAAAAGTATCAAGCCAACCATTCGAATACATACGGCATATTTCTAGAGACCGCCCATCCCGTCAAATTTTTGGATGTAGTTGAGGAAACTTTGGGAATTTCCGTTGCTATTCCGCCACAAATTCAAAAAATAATGGATAAAGAAAAGAAATCCATTAAAATTGAAACATATGGGGAAATGAAATCATTTTTATTAAACACCTAA
- a CDS encoding homoserine kinase: MKEIKIFCPGTIANISCGFDVMGVALDSVGDEMVIKKVATKGVKITELTGQHLPKDTHLNVAGVAGLALLAESDYDGGFEIKIHKKIKAGSGIGSSAASSSGAVWGMNKLLGNPFSKLQLVKFAMEGERLASGVAHADNVAPALFGGFTLIRSYEPLDIVQIPSPSQLFATVIHPQIEIKTSDSRKILKTSLSLEDGIKQWGNVGGLVAGLFMDDYDLISRSLVDHIVEPIRSMLIPGFDKIKSSAIESGALGCGISGSGPSIFALSQGKENAEKVRHSMKTVYQKIGIEYDVHVSPINIEGIKVI; encoded by the coding sequence ATGAAAGAAATAAAAATATTCTGCCCTGGAACCATAGCCAATATCTCATGTGGTTTTGATGTCATGGGCGTCGCCTTGGATTCCGTTGGGGACGAAATGGTAATTAAAAAGGTGGCTACGAAAGGTGTTAAAATTACCGAATTGACCGGGCAGCACCTCCCCAAAGACACGCATTTAAACGTTGCCGGAGTGGCGGGTCTTGCACTCCTGGCCGAAAGCGATTACGATGGCGGTTTCGAAATAAAAATCCACAAGAAAATAAAGGCGGGCAGTGGTATCGGCAGCAGTGCGGCAAGTTCCTCAGGTGCCGTATGGGGCATGAACAAACTGCTGGGTAACCCATTTTCAAAATTACAGTTGGTAAAATTTGCCATGGAAGGTGAGCGATTGGCGAGTGGAGTCGCCCATGCCGACAATGTGGCCCCGGCCCTATTTGGTGGTTTCACTTTGATACGCAGTTACGAACCGCTTGATATTGTGCAGATACCCAGTCCTTCCCAATTGTTTGCCACAGTAATACATCCACAAATTGAAATAAAAACATCCGATTCAAGAAAAATTCTGAAAACCAGCCTTTCTTTGGAGGATGGTATAAAGCAATGGGGCAATGTTGGCGGTTTGGTTGCCGGACTTTTTATGGACGATTATGATTTAATAAGTCGATCTTTGGTAGATCATATCGTTGAACCCATCCGTTCCATGCTGATTCCGGGGTTTGACAAAATAAAATCAAGTGCCATAGAATCTGGAGCTTTGGGTTGTGGTATTTCGGGCTCCGGACCGTCTATCTTTGCATTAAGCCAAGGAAAAGAAAACGCAGAAAAAGTAAGGCATTCAATGAAAACCGTTTATCAAAAAATAGGAATTGAATATGATGTTCATGTTTCTCCCATAAATATCGAGGGAATAAAAGTCATATGA
- the thrA gene encoding bifunctional aspartate kinase/homoserine dehydrogenase I, with product MKVLKFGGTSVASAKNIRLVKDIVAKSKTERIIVVVSALGGITDLLLNTARLASQQNSDYKSILKEIEERHLNTVKELIPVQSQSGILSKVKSELNTLETLLEGAFLIGEITPKLSDKIVSYGELLSSYIISKYFQEQGVSTSYADSRELIKTNDTNGKAVVNFDKTNTNCSTFVDQTDTQVLVMAGFIASSDNGNLTTLGRGGSDYTAAIVAAAVNANILEIWTDVSGMYTANPKLVKQAKAIPQISYEEAMELSHFGAKVLYPPTIQPVLSKGIPICIKNTFEPKKEGTLITKNKNINGRTVRGITHIENIALLSLEGPGMVGIPGISKRFFEELSTSDISVVLITQASSEHSICVGISIYDVEKAVSTVNRAFAYEMEREKIKPIIAEMDLAIVALVGDNMKKHQGLSGKMFSTLGKNNVNIRAIAQGASERNISAVVNKNDVKKALNALHEAFFEENIKQLNLFVMGVGNVGSKFIAQLRQQKKYLKEQLKLNVRIIGISNSRTMAFDDNGIDLNNWESILKNGLKADKTNFFDTVQELNYRNSIFVDNTASEEVAATYNTYLANSISVVTCNKIACSSEYSNYSALKELARIYNAPFLFETNVGAGLPIIDTLKHLVASGDEILKIQAVLSGSLNFVFNNFNDKTTFHDVVKKAQKEGYTEPDPKIDLSGIDVMRKILILARESGKQLEIDAIENQSFLPKESLETNNNTDFFASLKKYEAEFQKIYAAAAAKDSKLKYVARFEEGKASVGLQEIPKGHDFYNLEGSDNIVLFYTKRYPDQPMIIKGAGAGADVTASGIFADIVRIGNF from the coding sequence ATGAAAGTTCTAAAATTTGGTGGCACATCTGTAGCCAGCGCAAAAAATATACGTTTAGTAAAGGATATTGTTGCTAAATCCAAAACAGAGAGAATAATAGTGGTTGTCTCCGCATTGGGCGGGATTACCGATTTGCTTTTGAACACGGCCCGTTTGGCATCACAGCAGAATAGTGATTACAAATCAATCCTTAAAGAAATCGAAGAACGCCACCTTAATACCGTAAAAGAACTCATTCCCGTACAATCGCAAAGTGGAATCCTAAGTAAAGTAAAAAGTGAACTGAATACCTTGGAAACTCTTTTGGAAGGTGCATTTCTCATTGGTGAGATCACCCCAAAGCTTTCAGACAAAATTGTTAGCTACGGCGAGCTTTTGTCATCCTATATAATAAGTAAATACTTTCAAGAACAGGGTGTGAGCACTTCTTATGCCGATAGCAGGGAATTGATTAAAACTAACGATACCAATGGTAAAGCTGTGGTCAATTTTGATAAGACCAATACCAACTGCTCCACATTCGTAGACCAAACCGATACCCAAGTATTGGTAATGGCCGGTTTTATAGCTTCTTCCGATAATGGAAACTTAACTACGTTGGGCCGTGGCGGTTCGGATTATACCGCAGCGATTGTGGCCGCAGCGGTAAATGCAAACATTTTGGAAATTTGGACAGATGTCAGCGGTATGTATACGGCAAACCCTAAATTGGTGAAACAGGCGAAGGCCATACCGCAAATCTCTTACGAAGAAGCCATGGAGCTATCGCACTTTGGTGCCAAAGTCCTATACCCCCCGACCATACAACCCGTGCTTTCAAAAGGTATTCCAATTTGTATCAAAAATACGTTCGAACCCAAGAAAGAGGGAACATTGATCACTAAAAATAAAAATATAAACGGTAGAACGGTACGTGGCATAACCCATATCGAGAACATAGCCTTATTATCCCTAGAAGGACCTGGTATGGTGGGTATTCCTGGGATATCCAAACGTTTTTTTGAAGAGCTGTCCACCTCCGATATCAGCGTAGTGCTGATTACCCAAGCCTCTTCCGAACATTCTATTTGTGTAGGAATATCCATATACGATGTTGAAAAAGCGGTATCGACTGTAAATAGAGCTTTTGCATATGAAATGGAGCGTGAAAAAATAAAACCCATCATTGCAGAAATGGATTTAGCCATTGTTGCCCTTGTCGGTGACAATATGAAAAAACATCAGGGGCTAAGCGGAAAAATGTTCAGCACCCTTGGTAAGAACAATGTGAATATCAGGGCCATTGCGCAGGGAGCTTCGGAACGTAATATTTCGGCGGTAGTCAATAAAAATGATGTAAAAAAAGCACTGAACGCCCTTCATGAAGCCTTTTTCGAAGAAAATATCAAACAACTCAACCTTTTTGTCATGGGCGTGGGCAATGTTGGGTCAAAATTCATAGCGCAATTGCGCCAACAAAAAAAATACCTAAAAGAGCAACTCAAATTGAATGTCAGAATCATAGGAATATCCAATTCTAGAACAATGGCCTTTGATGATAACGGTATTGATTTAAACAATTGGGAATCAATCTTAAAAAACGGACTAAAAGCGGATAAAACCAATTTTTTTGATACTGTTCAAGAACTAAATTATCGCAATAGTATCTTTGTGGACAATACCGCAAGTGAAGAGGTTGCGGCAACTTACAACACCTATTTGGCCAACAGTATATCTGTAGTCACATGTAATAAAATCGCCTGTTCCTCGGAATATTCAAATTATAGTGCACTTAAAGAATTGGCACGTATCTATAACGCACCCTTTTTGTTCGAAACCAATGTAGGAGCCGGGCTCCCCATCATTGATACGCTCAAACATTTAGTTGCTTCGGGCGATGAAATATTAAAAATACAGGCGGTTCTTTCGGGCAGTCTTAATTTTGTTTTCAATAACTTCAATGATAAAACCACCTTTCACGACGTCGTAAAAAAAGCCCAAAAAGAAGGCTACACAGAACCCGACCCCAAAATTGATTTGAGCGGTATAGATGTGATGCGCAAAATCTTGATTTTAGCAAGGGAAAGTGGGAAGCAGCTTGAAATCGATGCCATTGAAAATCAATCTTTTTTACCTAAGGAAAGTCTGGAAACCAATAATAATACTGACTTTTTCGCTTCACTGAAAAAATATGAAGCCGAATTTCAAAAAATATATGCGGCTGCGGCCGCCAAAGACAGTAAGTTAAAATACGTAGCACGATTTGAAGAGGGAAAAGCAAGCGTAGGGCTTCAAGAGATACCAAAAGGTCATGATTTTTACAATTTGGAAGGCAGCGACAATATTGTGCTGTTTTATACGAAACGTTATCCCGACCAGCCGATGATTATCAAAGGAGCTGGCGCAGGAGCCGATGTTACAGCTTCTGGTATCTTTGCCGATATTGTTAGAATCGGAAATTTTTAA
- a CDS encoding NAD(P)H-hydrate dehydratase yields the protein MKLFSAEQIYAADKFTIQKQKIGSDELMERAAVQIFNWLHTRMQGAQVKIHLFCGIGNNGGDGIALARHLQEHGYNIAVYVVNYSKTRSKDFLINLERLKDRKIWPEFLDSDCELPEIGKDDVIVDAIFGIGLNRNPEKWVVNLMKHLDVSQAFVLSVDIPSGLFMNKPPDNEDFVVKANHTLSFQAPKLVFFLPQTGRFTDTWEVLDIGLDTEYLATTKSEFELIGKNEVLPLYLPRKKFSHKGTYGHSLLIGGSLGKMGAVHLSAKACLYAGSGLVTAYVPQCGTLPLQTNIPEVMVATDTNETQISKIEHHFEPSAIGIGIGMGTHDKTIKAFSGFMENNKVPLVIDADGLNILSQNKELLKKLPAQTILTPHPKELERLIGKWKDDFEKLKKVKAFSKKWDCIIIIKGAHTIIVHERMGYINTTGNPGMATAGSGDVLTGIITGLIAQGYIPLHAAMFGVYLHGRAGDMAIEKTGYQSLTATRIIEAIGKAYIDLFAVPEQPQVQEEK from the coding sequence ATGAAGCTTTTTTCCGCCGAGCAGATATATGCTGCTGATAAATTCACGATCCAGAAACAAAAAATTGGTAGTGATGAATTAATGGAGCGAGCCGCCGTTCAAATTTTTAACTGGTTGCATACCCGTATGCAGGGAGCTCAGGTCAAAATTCATTTGTTTTGTGGAATAGGGAACAATGGCGGGGATGGCATAGCGCTAGCAAGGCATTTACAGGAACATGGGTACAATATCGCGGTGTATGTCGTAAATTATAGTAAAACACGTTCCAAAGATTTTTTAATCAATTTAGAGCGACTCAAAGACCGAAAAATCTGGCCTGAGTTTTTAGATTCGGACTGTGAACTACCTGAAATAGGTAAAGACGATGTTATCGTAGATGCTATTTTCGGAATAGGGCTAAATAGAAATCCAGAAAAGTGGGTGGTTAACCTTATGAAGCATTTGGATGTATCCCAAGCCTTTGTCCTTTCGGTAGATATCCCATCGGGGTTGTTCATGAACAAACCGCCCGATAATGAGGATTTTGTCGTCAAAGCTAACCACACATTGAGCTTTCAAGCACCAAAATTGGTTTTTTTCCTTCCCCAGACCGGCAGATTTACCGATACTTGGGAAGTACTGGACATTGGCCTTGATACCGAATATCTTGCAACGACCAAAAGCGAGTTTGAGCTAATAGGTAAAAATGAAGTATTGCCTTTATACCTTCCAAGGAAAAAGTTTTCCCATAAAGGCACTTATGGCCACAGTTTATTAATCGGTGGGAGTTTGGGCAAAATGGGTGCCGTACATTTGTCTGCAAAAGCTTGCTTGTACGCTGGTAGTGGTTTGGTTACGGCATACGTTCCCCAATGTGGTACATTACCGTTACAGACCAATATACCCGAAGTAATGGTTGCAACCGATACCAATGAGACTCAAATTTCAAAGATAGAGCATCATTTTGAGCCGTCAGCCATAGGTATTGGTATAGGAATGGGAACCCACGACAAAACTATCAAGGCTTTTTCCGGTTTTATGGAAAATAACAAAGTTCCCTTGGTTATCGATGCCGATGGTTTGAACATTTTGTCCCAAAATAAGGAGCTATTAAAAAAATTGCCGGCTCAAACGATCTTGACCCCACATCCTAAAGAACTGGAACGTTTGATCGGAAAATGGAAGGATGATTTTGAAAAGCTAAAAAAAGTCAAAGCTTTCTCTAAAAAATGGGACTGTATCATAATCATAAAAGGGGCACATACGATAATCGTTCATGAACGTATGGGATATATCAATACAACAGGTAACCCTGGAATGGCAACTGCTGGAAGTGGGGATGTTTTGACAGGTATCATAACCGGATTGATTGCTCAAGGTTATATTCCGTTACATGCAGCAATGTTTGGGGTGTATCTGCATGGTAGGGCCGGGGACATGGCCATTGAAAAAACCGGATACCAATCTTTGACCGCCACTCGTATCATAGAAGCTATTGGGAAAGCCTATATCGATTTGTTTGCAGTGCCCGAACAGCCACAAGTCCAAGAAGAAAAATAG
- a CDS encoding STAS/SEC14 domain-containing protein — protein MKVRPVKNKIIVREYILDIGKIQVYDDYMVSIFNEGSTLTLERAYQIIGIAEIHYRERNFGYISLRKHSYAIDPTIYTYLRELENLRAMAIVSVKEIDMHNFKVEKLFYKKNMKFFIEFENALSWVKRRVKSK, from the coding sequence ATGAAAGTTCGCCCAGTAAAAAATAAAATCATTGTTAGGGAATACATCCTTGACATTGGTAAAATACAGGTTTATGATGATTATATGGTATCCATTTTCAACGAAGGGTCGACCCTAACCCTGGAAAGGGCATATCAAATCATAGGTATCGCAGAAATTCATTACAGGGAAAGAAACTTTGGCTACATAAGCTTGCGTAAACATTCCTATGCCATTGACCCGACCATTTACACATATCTTAGGGAATTGGAAAACCTTAGGGCCATGGCAATAGTCTCCGTAAAGGAAATAGACATGCATAATTTTAAAGTGGAAAAACTATTCTATAAAAAGAATATGAAGTTCTTCATAGAGTTTGAAAACGCACTGTCTTGGGTAAAACGCAGGGTAAAAAGCAAATAA